From the genome of Vicia villosa cultivar HV-30 ecotype Madison, WI linkage group LG2, Vvil1.0, whole genome shotgun sequence, one region includes:
- the LOC131647374 gene encoding glucan endo-1,3-beta-D-glucosidase ARB_01444-like — protein MSTANNKPFLFPHANSTVLPDPSKFFSSNLLSTPLPTNSFFQNFVLKNGDQPEYIHPYLIKSSNSSLSISYPNHSSNSKVIFQVFKPDITITSSKKDSQKGSNGKHVISSYSDLSVTLDIPCINTSFFLVRGSPYVTLSFTIRFNNNQAWILYTSIKIKLTHSRSEITSEAFSGNIRIALLPDSDSKHEAVLDRCSFCYPVSGDAILREPFCVEYKWEKKGWGDLLMLAHPLHLQLLSENDLNNVTVLNDFKYKSIDGDLVGVVGDSWILKTDPVSVTWYSKNGVKEKHHEEIVSSLFKDVEGLNSSSIETTSCHVFGKLIARAARLALIAEEVFFYDVIPKVKVKKFLKETIEPWLEGTFKGNGFLYDKKWGGIVTKQGCNDVNAEYGFGIYNNHHYSLGFFVYAIAVLVKIDPAWGRKYKAQAYALLEDFMNLSTSLNSNYSRLRCFDLYNLHSWAGGLTEFADGRNQMGSSEAVFAYYAAALFGMAYGDAQVVSIGSTLAALEICATKMWWHVKKDGNIYEKGFTKENRIIGVLWSNKRDSGLWFAPAECREARIGIQVLPLCPISEVLFSDVEYVKELVEWALPALKREGVDEGWKGYVFALQGIFDKKVAMKNIKTLKGFEDSMTNLLWWLHSRG, from the exons ATGTCTACGGCTAATAACAAACCTTTTCTATTCCCTCATGCTAACTCCACTGTCCTCCCTGACCCCTCCAAATTCTTCTCATCAAATCTGCTATCCACACCCCTCCCTACTAACTCATTCTTCCAAAACTTTGTTCTAAAAAATGGTGATCAACCTGAATACATCCACCCTTACCTCATCAAATCCTCAAACTCATCACTTTCCATTTCCTATCCTAACCACTCTTCAAACTCCAAAGTGATATTTCAGGTCTTCAAACCCGACATCACAATCACTTCATCAAAAAAAGATAGCCAAAAAGGTTCCAATGGAAAACATGTCATCTCTTCCTATAGTGACCTCAGTGTCACCTTAGACATTCCTTGTATCAATACAAGTTTCTTTCTTGTTAGAGGAAGTCCTTATGTCACTCTTTCT TTTACTATCCGGTTTAACAACAATCAAGCATGGATACTATACACTTCGATCAAAATAAAGTTGACTCATAGCCGTTCTGAGATCACTTCTGAGGCCTTTTCAGGCAACATTCGCATAGCTTTGTTGCCGGATTCTGATTCGAAACATGAGGCTGTTCTTGACAGGTGCAGTTTCTGTTATCCTGTGTCAGGTGATGCTATACTTAGAGAACCATTCTGTGTTGAGTATAAATGGGAAAAAAAAGGTTGGGGTGATTTGTTGATGTTAGCACACCCTCTTCATCTACAGCTTTTATCTGAGAATGATTTGAATAATGTTACTGTTTTGAATGATTTCAAGTATAAAAGCATTGATGGAGACCTTGTTGGTGTTGTTGGTGATTCATGGATTTTGAAAACTGATCCTGTTTCTGTAACTTGGTACTCTAAAAATGGTGTGAAAGAAAAACATCATGAAGAAATTGTTTCATCACTTTTTAAGGATGTTGAGGGTTTGAACTCGTCCTCAATAGAAACAACTTCATGTCATGTTTTTGGAAAGCTGATTGCAAGAGCTGCAAGGCTGGCTTTGATTGCTGAAGAGGTTTTTTTCTATGATGTGATTCCAAAGGTTAAGGTTAAGAAGTTTTTGAAGGAAACTATTGAGCCTTGGCTTGAAGGAACTTTCAAAGGAAATGGGTTTTTGTATGATAAAAAGTGGGGAGGCATTGTTACTAAACAAGGGTGTAATGATGTTAATGCTGAGTATGGTTTTGGAATTTATAACAATCATCATTATTCATTAGGATTTTTTGTTTACGCAATTGCAGTGCTTGTTAAGATTGATCCGGCTTGGGGCAGGAAGTATAAGGCTCAAGCCTATGCACTATTGGAAGACTTTATGAACTTGAGCACAAGTCTCAACTCCAACTATTCGCGTTTGAGGTGTTTTGATCTTTATAATTTGCATTCTTGGGCTGGAGGGTTAACTGAATTTGCAGATGGAAGAAATCAAATGGGAAGTAGTGAAGCCGTGTTTGCATATTATGCTGCAGCATTGTTTGGAATGGCATATGGTGATGCTCAAGTTGTGTCCATTGGATCAACACTTGCAGCGTTGGAAATTTGTGCCACCAAAATGTGGTGGCACGTTAAGAAGGATGGGAATatctatgaaaaaggttttacaaaagagaataGGATCATTGGAGTTCTTTGGTCTAATAAGAGAGACAGTGGATTATGGTTTGCTCCAGCTGAGTGCAGAGAAGCTAGGATTGGTATTCAAGTTTTACCATTGTGTCCTATTTCGGAAGTTTTGTTTTCGGATGTtgagtatgtgaaggaacttgttGAATGGGCATTGCCTGCTTTGAAAAGAGAAGGTGTTGATGAAGGATGGAAAGGGTATGTGTTTGCCTTGCAGGGAATTTTTGACAAAAAAGTTGCAATGAAGAATATAAAAACCTTAAAGGGGTTTGAAGATTCAATGACTAATCTCCTGTGGTGGTTACATAGCAGAGGTTGA